A genomic region of Oncorhynchus mykiss isolate Arlee chromosome 2, USDA_OmykA_1.1, whole genome shotgun sequence contains the following coding sequences:
- the LOC110494001 gene encoding anoctamin-10-like, with amino-acid sequence MMSLEDKGSVQTQTKVLSQGCWTQVSCPCCVSKQVEPLVLIQLSDSVQPVTKRWLISLIEASKRHGGAALLAHPGEDECGNVIVVSAPRCTLLRATEDLGLCKKYRNEEMASFSYHDRDNFTNVDDMQEFLTLAERQYIVKNELDSLQAQKKQRIPGVPEAPGVLEAWENICQKLVRAGVIKDIFPLHDQQRLNDLGRRWYSKKQIWRQPLDAIQSYFGGTMAFYFSFLQFYTWALIPPAFLGLVLTFPLPGGGGVVKEQARKGVMEEEDYGLSVSGHMVQAVFSMLWSTVFIEFWKRRSSSLSHRWGTWHLTERFAEPRPGFHGTLGINPVTGRLEPLFPEWQRQLRVGLVSFPLVGLFLGLVVLGMTGLYHGEALVQGFHQDSGSLFSGVLLYMPSIAHTVYTTILKNVYHAVAMQLTKWENHREESSFQNHHITKVLLFTFFNNFAVLFHIAFYKQDLPLLRKRLASLLILNQLVNQCTEVVVPFIVDRFLSAPQKKKQEDDLEMDKLRAQRRLPPFPGLFAEYIELLVKFGYLSLFSCVYPLTAVLLLLNNITEIPGDAYKICKLFRKPFSAPVSNMGVWQTAFEVLRFVSIMSNCWLLLLSPHVQEFCLEGGISGKNIILVAILVEHVLILVKMILAFMIPDEPDWVRIKREQIEFNSMQALGKQKL; translated from the exons ATGATGTCGCTGGAGGATAAAGGCTCTGTCCAGACACAGACTAAGGTCCTGTCCCAGGGCTGCTGGACGCAGGTCAGCTGTCCCTGCTGTGTGTCTAAGCAGGTGGAGCCCCTGGTCCTCATCCAGCTGTCAGACAGCGTCCAGCCTGTCACTAAGAGGTGGCTCATCTCCCTGATTGAAGCTTCAAAGAGACATGGAG GAGCAGCATTGCTGGCCCACCCTGGAGAGGATGAGTGTGGAAATGTGATTGTGGTGTCTGCTCCTCGCTGCACCCTTCTCAGAGCCACGGAGGATCTGGGTCTGTGTAAGAAATACCGCAATGAAGAGATGGCTTCTTTCTCCTACCACGACAGAGACAACTTCACCAATGTTG ATGACATGCAGGAGTTCCTGACGCTAGCGGAGCGTCAGTACATAGTCAAGAATGAGCTGGACTCTCTACAGGCCCAGAAGAAGCAGAGAATCCCTGGAGTCCCAGAGGCTCCGGGGGTCCTGGAGGCCTGGGAAAACATCT gtcagaagCTGGTGAGGGCAGGAGTGATAAAGGACATCTTCCCTCTACATGACCAGCAGAGACTGAATGACCTCGGCAGAAGGTGGTACTCTAAGAAGCAGATATGGAGACAGCCTCTCG ATGCAATCCAGTCATACTTTGGAGGCACCATGGCGTTTTACTTCagctttctgcaattctacacctGGGCCCTGATTCCCCCTGCCTTCCTGGGCCTTGTCCTGACCTTTCCGCTGCCTGGAGGTGGTGGGGTGGTGAAGGAGCAGGCCAGGaagggggtgatggaggaggaagatTATGGCCTCTCAGTCAGCGGTCACATGGTACAGGCTGTATTCAGCATGCTGTGGTCCACGGTGTTCATCGAGTTCTGGAAGCGCCGGagctcctccctctcccaccgcTGGGGCACATGGCACCTGACCGAGCGCTTCGCTGAGCCCCGCCCTGGCTTCCATGGCACCCTGGGGATCAACCCTGTGACAGGCCGTCTGGAGCCCCTGTTCCCGGAGTGGCAGAGGCAGCTGCGTGTGGGCCTGGTGTCGTTTCCCCTAGTGGGGCTGTTCCTGGGACTGGTGGTGCTGGGAATGACAGGCCTCTACCACGGAGAGGCCCTGGTACAGGGCTTCCATCAGGACAGCGGCTCCCTGTTCTCTGGAGTTCTGCTCTACATGCCCTCCATAGCCCATACAGTCTACACCACCATATTAAAGAATGTGTACCACGCTGTGGCCATGCAACTTACCAAGTGGG AAAACCACAGAGAGGAGTCCTCCTTCCAGAACCATCATATCACCAAAGTCCTCCTG TTTACTTTCTTCAACAACTTTGCTGTGCTCTTCCACATTGCCTTTTACAAACAGGACCTACCACTGCTACGCAAG AGGCTTGCCTCTCTGCTAATTCTGAACCAGCTGGTGAACCAGTGTACAGAGGTGGTGGTGCCGTTTATAGTCGACCGCTTCCTCAGTGCTCCCCAGAAGAAAAAGCAGGAGGACGACCTAGAGATGGACAAACTCAGAGCCCAGAGAAGACTTCCCCCTTTTCCA GGCCTGTTTGCGGAGTACATTGAGTTGCTGGTGAAGTTTGGATATTTGAGTCTGTTCTCCTGTGTATACCCGCTCACTGCCGTCCTCCTGCTCCTCAACAACATCACAGAGATCCCAGGGGATGCCTACAAGATTTGTAAACTGTTCCGCAAGCCATTCTCTGCCCCTGTGTCCAATATGGGGGTGTGGCAG ACAGCGTTTGAGGTTCTGCGCTTTGTCTCAATCATGTCTAACTGCTGGCTGCTACTGCTGTCCCCTCACGTCCAGGAGTTCTGTCTGGAGGGAGGGATCAGCGGCAAGAACATCATACTGGTCGCCATCCTGGTGGAG CATGTCCTGATCCTGGTCAAGATGATTCTAGCCTTTATGATCCCAGATGAGCCTGACTGGGTCAGAATCAAGAGGGAACAGATAGAGTTTAACTCTATGCAAGCTCTAGGGAAGCAG AAGCTATGA